The following are from one region of the Etheostoma spectabile isolate EspeVRDwgs_2016 chromosome 17, UIUC_Espe_1.0, whole genome shotgun sequence genome:
- the LOC116705484 gene encoding carbohydrate sulfotransferase 15 gives MSLSDCRYGSNTQTEHSYSLRSLPMAENYEKRLVSTLFEFRHTNVTENLEAKWVPLLSRTNLQSISKVKVVSFLMGLTMTFLIMASYILTWDRKGLLLTPLPYQLRPVVMPTSTAAPEMSSEKNLGDIKLLVKIISSKLEYSPRKVPDEEDIVGTDSHLFSVIPRHFLRGIKSPCWYEEFSSELSTDLYRRNLFTLRSKSFKTVCDHLRTNFHQRLHYRGGKQFRLRCLPFFYIIGQPKCGTTDLFHRLLLHPKIKFNTMKEPHWWTRKRFGYIRFKDGFQENFPVEDYLDLFDLAAQNIQDGISGNSSGGHRTLITGEASASTMWDNQAWSYLHGDREETQPPFLAQDFIHTLQPGAKIIIMLRDPVERLYSDYLYFKMANKSAEDFHQKVLDSVQLFQSCLYERSLRSCVYNTSLSNAMPVRLNLGMYIIFLLDWLTVFDREQILVLRLEDYAENLKGTINKVFDFLSVGPLSEQVEATLTKRPMSNTRRAADKNLGPMLPASRDLLREFHQPFNHKLASVLDNKDFLWSNN, from the exons ATGTCACTATCAGACTGCAGATATGGGAGCAACACTCAAACTGAGCACAGTTACAGCCTTCGCAGCTTGCCCATGGCTGAGAACTATGAGAAAAGGCTTGTTAGTACATTATTTGAATTCAGGCACACAAACGTAACTGAGAATCTGGAGGCCAAGTGGGTTCCTCTGTTGTCCCGGACTAACCTGCAGAGCATCTCTAAAGTCAAAGTGGTTAGCTTCCTGATGGGCTTGACAATGACTTTTCTTATCATGGCTTCCTACATCCTGACGTGGGATAGGAAAGGACTTTTGCTTACCCCCTTACCCTATCAGCTCAGACCTGTGGTCATGCCAACCAGCACAGCAGCACCTGAAATGTCTTCTGAAAAGAATTTAGGAGACATTAAGCTGCTAGTGAAGATCATCAGCTCCAAACTTGAATACTCACCCAGGAAGGTGCCTGATGAAGAGGATATCGTCGGAACGGATTCCCAT TTGTTCTCAGTAATTCCTCGCCATTTCCTGCGCGGCATTAAGAGCCCTTGCTGGTATGAGGAGTTCTCCAGTGAACTCAGCACTGATCTGTACAGGAGGAACCTCTTCACTCTGCGTTCAAAGAGCTTCAAGACTGTGTGTGACCACCTCAGGACCAACTTCCACCAGCGCTTACACTACAGAGGCGGCAAACAGTTTCGTCTACGCTGCTTGCCATTCTTCTACATCATCGGCCAACCCAAGTGTGGCACGACTGACTTGTTCCACAGGCTGCTGCTGCATCCAAAGATAAAGTTCAACACGATGAAGGAGCCCCACTGGTGGACCAGAAAACGCTTTG GTTATATCCGTTTCAAAGATGGCTTCCAGGAAAATTTTCCTGTAGAAGATTACCTGGATCTGTTTGACTTGGCAGCCCAAAACATCCAAGATGGAATCAGTGGAAATTCATCTGGAGGCCACCGCACACTCATAACAG GTGAAGCCAGTGCATCCACTATGTGGGACAACCAAGCCTGGAGCTATCTTCACGGTGACAGGGAGGAGACACAGCCTCCGTTCCTGGCCCAGGACTTCATCCACACACTCCAGCCCGGTGCCAAAATCATCATCATGCTTAGAGATCCTGTAGAGAG ACTTTATTCTGACTACCTGTACTTTAAGATGGCCAACAAGTCAGCAGAGGACTTCCACCAGAAGGTCCTAGACTCTGTACAGTTGTTTCAGTCCTGCCTGTATGAGAGGTCCCTTCGTTCCTGCGTCTACAACACCAGCCTCTCCAACGCCATGCCG GTGAGGCTAAATTTGGGGATGTACATTATCTTCTTGCTGGATTGGCTGACAGTTTTCGACAGGGAGCAGATTTTAGTTCTTCGACTCGAGGACTACGCAGAAAATCTCAAAGGGACAATCAACAAAGTTTTTGATTTTCTGAGTGTAG GTCCTCTTTCGGAGCAAGTGGAGGCCACACTGACCAAACGGCCTATGTCAAACACGCGGCGGGCCGCAGACAAAAACCTGGGTCCTATGCTTCCAGCTAGCAGAGACCTCCTCAGGGAATTCCACCAGCCCTTCAACCATAAACTGGCCAGTGTGTTGGACAACAAGGACTTCCTCTGGAGTAACAATTGA